Proteins encoded by one window of bacterium:
- a CDS encoding ribonuclease Z produces MKTFGLDGNIAVHVLCSAAGVATTVAVENRGGFLLLDCGDGALRDLLDARLRPARLEGVALSHGHFDHVGGLHTLLGFLRMIGREAALPVAYPAGCVEVEAFLDRFFELYPDAPFTVLRLPLGDGDETKLDRWNLRAYAVEHRGSTAAGVGDSIPALGYRVELGGKVVAFSGDTGPCENLRKLCEGADLALVEATLSDREPRLDPRVHLSRAEAEVYGRLAKRFGLIHGVHPAERGD; encoded by the coding sequence GTGAAGACGTTCGGGCTCGACGGCAACATCGCGGTCCACGTGCTCTGCTCCGCCGCCGGGGTGGCGACCACCGTGGCGGTGGAGAATCGGGGCGGGTTTCTGCTGCTCGACTGCGGCGACGGGGCGCTGCGCGACCTCCTGGACGCCCGGCTCAGGCCCGCGCGGCTGGAGGGCGTCGCCCTCTCCCACGGTCACTTCGACCACGTGGGCGGCCTGCACACGCTCTTGGGCTTTTTGCGGATGATCGGCCGCGAAGCCGCCCTGCCGGTGGCGTACCCGGCGGGCTGCGTCGAGGTAGAGGCGTTTCTGGACCGCTTCTTCGAACTCTACCCCGACGCGCCCTTCACCGTCCTGCGCCTGCCCCTCGGCGACGGCGACGAAACGAAGCTGGACCGTTGGAACCTGCGGGCCTACGCTGTCGAGCACCGCGGCTCCACCGCCGCCGGCGTCGGCGATTCCATCCCCGCCCTGGGCTACCGGGTGGAGCTGGGGGGTAAGGTCGTGGCCTTTTCCGGCGACACGGGGCCCTGCGAGAATCTGCGGAAGCTCTGCGAGGGGGCGGACCTGGCGCTCGTCGAAGCCACCTTGAGCGACCGGGAGCCGCGGCTCGACCCGCGGGTCCACCTGTCCCGGGCGGAGGCGGAGGTTTACGGGCGCCTGGCGAAGCGCTTCGGGCTCATCCACGGGGTCCATCCCGCGGAGCGGGGCGATTGA